The Arachis ipaensis cultivar K30076 chromosome B10, Araip1.1, whole genome shotgun sequence DNA window ACTGGTGATCCATCGATGGGTTGGACAACGATAGAAAATTTCTTATGACAATCGTCACAAAAAAGTGTTCAATGCATAAAATTCTGAAAACGATAAACATTGCAAGCTCTAACTTTAAAAAATCGTTTACAATAATGCCCAATGAATTCTTCATAGGACCCAATACAAAACACTAAATAATTCATGACCCAATTccataaaaagaaaaaacaaatttaCCAAAGCATATAGTCCCACACGTTTACACAGAAAATACAAAATGTTAAAACGAAACTGGCTTAAGTGCATCACAAGTCCAAAAGatatttatatttattgtttCCAAAAACTCGAAAAATTTATAGTTAACCCTAATCATAAACCAAGTCTCGTTGAATATAAGACTAATAACTTCAAAAATCTAATATCCTACAATCCTAAGTAACCTTCTTAGGTACCATTTCAAGTTATCAAAATCTAACCACCTAATAGCTTATTACTTCTAACCTGcacttatattattttttttctaattccTAATTAACGACTCTAAGCAACTACCACACGAGCTATGTTAACATTACTAGAACGACTAATTTATGTTCAACAAAAAAATTTCTTCACCAATCTTGAGGTGGACGGCGCCAGCAATATGCGTGACTCCATCTAGCCGATATAGACTATTTGGATCGTCCTCCATGTGTACAGATTCGATTTTTTCTGGGTTGTTTTCCAAGATTTTTGTTTTTGGGTGGTGGGGTTGGGTGTGGGGTTTGTCTGTTTTATAGTTTGAATGAAATGAATTCGATTTGTATATATAGCCACATTCACCCTAAATTGAAGCCAATAAATTCGATTTAGTAAAGAACCTTCTTCATGTAAATCGAATCTATAGGTTTTGATTTATCAAAACCATCAAATCGAAACTATTGGCTTCGATTTACCATGTGCTTCTTCACATGACTCTAAATCTAATTCCATTCATTCGATTTAGTAGAGCATTCAGCATGCATGTAATTTGAATCCTATAGATTCGATTTAGTATGTATTGACATAAATCGAATTTaatcaattcgatttatatagaaatgcaAATTGAGACTTTAAAATAACTTTTTAGAAGTTGGGAGATACACGTCATTTTGACAAACATTTAGTTTATTAACGTATTTTATCCTAAATATTAAGTTTTAACTTTTTACATATTTATTACACTAAAGGAATTTATTTACTCTCTCAATCAAAGCCTTTGAGATATTTTATAAAACTTTACTAACAAATATCCATAATCCTAAATTAAGAATACAAAAAAATGAATTCAAAGTcttccaaaaaaattataaagtgaAAGTTTAGTTACCaataaatttgtaatttttaCCTTATTATCTTAATTTAAAGATGATTaagttcttgtttttttttttttaacttttacaactttttattttagaaaaatttaattaaaaaattgtttttgttaaaaaaaataaagattttttttgaaaCCTAATACATTGCCTCTTGGTTTTCaataaaatatttctacctacaaAACCTATTATTTAGTCATTATTCAATTAACTCTCTATATTTCTATTGTAAATAacgaaatttaaaaaatttatttccaGCATTACCAAGGTGAGTTTttgtaaaataatttaaaaatacaaaaatataattgaaaaatgcaaaacaaaaatttatttttcgtaaaattatcaaataacaaAAAGTACTATCAATAACAGAAAGCTTAACTGTATTCAGTAAATTTAGACTTTGTAGATTATAACATTCTATTTCTATTActtttaaaagtaaaataaagtaaCTAGTCTTAACATACCTCCAAAATTCCCAAAAGCTATCCAGcattcttttatttctattaaCCAAGCTTAGATCCCCTTTCTTCAGCAATAACCATGGTACATGTTCGTATTAGGAATTTCAGAAGCCTTacataaaaaaacaaataataaagcaTTAGATTTACAACCTTAAACTAAACACTAATGGAAGAATGCAACATATTTGCAATTACCACCTTTGAAATTCTTTGATTTTTAACTCCCCAACATCCACCTTTATTcacaaatacataataattaGTCAAATTTAGAAGAATGAATATCCTAAATTGAATCCTGATTACTAAAACCTAATAAAGAAGGCATGAAAAATTCTAagcaaaaaagaaataaattatacAAAAAAGAGTAACAAAAGTGGCGTTACCTTCGGAGCCCTTGCAATCAGCAAGGAAGGAGGGGTTGGCACAAGCGTGGATGGCTCAAGCATGGATAGAACTGCAAAAGCATAGGATGCGAGTGATGGGGATGAAAGTCGCGAGCGGCAAGGATGCATCGGACGAGCAACGTGAGTGCGAGTGGTGCGGATtagaaggtggtgcaatgggagaGTGGTGATGATGCAAGAGTGCTGCACGGACGATTCGCGATGGGACGTGAGGATGGGGAAGCAGAAGCACGATGGTGGCTGTCTTTCCTGCGTGAACAACATATGAGGTGGCAGAGAATGATGCAAGGACGATCGGCGATGGTGCACGGGGATGGTTTAGCAGCGGCACGATGAAACCACGGCAGCGTGGGGCATTGGGAGAGGGATTAGGATTTTGTAACTTTGTGTGGTGAATAGTGAGTGAAAGTGAaaataaattaggataaattttgattcaaaaatatcattaatatcaattaatcaaattttaaatttgaaaaataatttaaaattaataattgttAATTAGAGTTGTTTAAAAAATTGGCTGGTTCATGTTGTCTATCTATACTTTTCCTATAGAAAATGTGAGAAAGAATAATaagtttatataattttaaaaatcgaATCAGACCAGATGGATCGATCAAGTTAATCGAAAATCGGtcctttttcttcaatttctCACCCCTCCTTTTTCTCTGACTTAGTCTTAGCAAATCTAACCACAAACAATAAGAGAACAGTAACACCCAATCACCATCTTCTTCAAGCTCATCGCCGAATCGTTTCTTCGGATAGAGGGTGTTGTTGTGCCGGTGGGTAGGTGTCGTCATTCCTTCCTCTGTCGCTGAGACTCCATTCCTCCTCGCTTTTACTTTTCTTTCTCCCTCGTCGCTAGTAAGCACTACTGCATCAATttatttttgcttatttgttaatAATACTGACTCTGAGTTACTAAGTTAATAAtattgattttattaatttttgtttattttgttaatttttttaaaagaatttattATTCTGAATTACTGATttgttattcttttattttaatattttttatgaaaCTGGAGTTGATTATAATGATTCTGAGTTGCTGTTTTTGTTTATTCTAGAGTCTGGTTGCTAGATAGAACTTTTGTTGCTGCTTCTTGCATTCTTTTTACTATAATGATTATGagttgctattttttattttgtttttgttgattGTAATAATTCTGAGTAGGGGTGTACATAGTTCTGTCTGCCCTGAAGACCTTACCTGGGCCTGAAGCATTTTTGCACGCATTGGCCCGGACCTGAAGTGGCCAAATTTGATCCGGAAAAAAAACACTCGGAAGAATACCTCAATCAGGTTGGATCATGACTCGGGTCACCCGGTCCGACCCGATAAGGATACATAttcaaaaattaatgttttgTATTTAGGAAGAATAAGATTTTAGATTAATgcataatattttgtattatttgtATGTGAcctaaatatttggtgttattagtaTTGATTTGTtgattatgctttaattttagaatttAGTTTGTACTTATTATATTTCTAAGTGAATTTCATCTTATGAAATAATTGTTGGAGATTCTACTATGCTAACATTCAAGAAGTTAATACGTTTTGTCTTGAACTTGTGTTTTTAACTAATATTgtgtaatattaattataaattgatccatttatttttaataaaaattgtgaaactagaaaaaatacaaaaatgcaTGAAATTATGATTCATGAAGAGATTTAAGTTTaacattttttttaccaaagatagggaaACTCGAATCTGCGACCTCTTATATGAGTATCGGAGAGACTATATTATTTGAGCTATCGCTCGTTGACATTTAACATTGGCTACTAACTTCTTCGTAACAACTAACAAGTAACTTTTTATcactttttataaattattattaaaagtCCAGTTTTTATCCAATTTTTACTTGGTATAATTGTGACCCGAATGTATATAAATTTAATCGGAGTCTAAGATTAAGTTAGTGTCTAAAAAATAGTCCTAATATGTATTTAGGATCGGATCTGAGTTAGCACAAATCCAGTTTCATCTCGCTCATGTATACCCCTAATTCTGAGTTGTTGTTCTTTTATTATAATGATTTtggaatattttgttaatttttctaGATTCATTCTGAGTTGTTGGTTATATGTTGAAGATAGAATAATTATAAAGTGATCAACAGCCACAAGATAATGCTGTCCAAAAATTCCAAACAAATTTTTTAGTTATAAATTTTGATGTTTGGAATTGTTtgtgaatttttaatgataaattatagACAATTTATTATCTATTATCTANNNNNNNNNNNNNNNNNNNNNNNNNNNNNNNNNNNNNNNNNNNNNNNNNNNNNNNNNNNNACTAAATTATTGAACTAATTTTTCTATCGATTCATTTACCGGTTAAATTCTTGCAACCACTTTATAAGGTTCcactattttttatttgaataaaatatttttccaCACACCAAACGTGTCTAATTTCTGTTTCTATATACATTAGTAATTTGTAAGTACTGGCCTATCTTTATAAGAAAAATTACAATCCACACTACCTTGGTgctaattaagaaaaagatttagcGCTCAAAAAACACTTCTATTTAGAAAAGAAGAGTGAAGAAAAAGACTATTAAACCTACAGTTTGACTAAACTTTCGGACAAGGCTTTGACTCTTGCATAGTTTTGAAGCATATGAAGATATCTTTATATTCCTGTCCCTCATTTTGGGTTGGGAGAACATGGCTTGTGTGGAAGGTTGAACCTGAAATCACAATCATTAACCATCACATAATTGTGAAAAGAATGAGAAAAATCCAATGTATTGAATTGAATTACATATTACATACTATAtattaaaggtttaattattctgttggtctttatagtttcataaaattttcaattaagtctttATACTTTTTATCCTTTTAATTGGATCTTTACATcaattttttgttttcaattagatccctcttaacagtaattgacttaattttatagggacccaactgaaaaaaaatttagtgcaggaactcaaataaaaaaaaatatagggatccaattaaaaaaaatttagtgcaatgactcaattaaaagaaaaaaaagtacaaagacctaattaaaaattttatgaaactataggaccaatagagtaattaaacctctaTATTAAAATGTAGTATGCTATTATATATGTAAATAAATTCAAGCAAAAAATCAAAACTATACGTTATTATTGGTGGGAACAAGCTGGAACCATTGACTTTGTGGATTATTTAAACAAGTagaatcatcatcatcttctatgCATATACATTTTGAGGTCAAAATTGTGGGTGAGTTTGAATCCTTTTGCAAACACAAGTATTCCCCATCACTTTGAATATTTGTTGTGGCCAAATGAAGCTTGGAAGGTGATACAAATATCCAAGAACTATTCTTGCTTTTACAATCATTTGAGAGTGTGACTGGAAATCCTTCACCATTTGAAGTTAGGCACTTGTTAGTTTTTACTAAATTGATATTACCCCCATCTCCATCATGAATCCATCTATCTTTTGTTTCACAGCTACTCACTTCAAGTTCATTCCTTCCATTCACTTTTACACATTGACCACTTAAAGGGTAATACAAGATAGATTCATTATTGGAGACCTTGGAAGTAGGATCTACATTATTAACAAAGATGAGGTTAGAGATTAGTGCATATTTGCTTTTTTTATCTTGTGtttgtttaaagttttaaacttttttttagaaATAACTTAGTTTTAAGAATTTCTTTTGtctaaattataaaattctaTTCTCATTGAAAAAGGTgggtttttaatattattatatcaAGAGAATAAAAATTAAGATTAGAATTACTATTATCAAACAACTCTTCCTTAtagtcacccaaaaaaaaaaaaaaaactcttcctTGTATTGATATATTATTGGGGTTGTTTTGGAAATAAAAAATCTATTTTCATAAATATGTATGATAAAACAAAAGTATCTTAATTTAATATTTGGAATATTGAAAACAATTCATAACTATTTGTAACACTAAATAAATAAAGTTGTGCTTgattagcatttttattttttatctttattttcaatatcttttatttttagaattttgtaaAAAAGGAGAAAACAGTAAAAACAATTATAATTTTCATACAAATAAAAGAATTTATCACTTTTTTTTCAAATAGTATGAGACAAATTTATCATATTAACAAatctcttaaaaaaaattattttacatattttttgTTAGAGACAAAATCAAAGATAAATGAACTAATGAAATGACATTCTATATGTTTCTATATGGTGGAAATTCGGGTAAAGTTAAtgtcatgtgaagttgatagttgaaagttgttaaataatttgacagatttgactaaattattgtctaacgactctcaactatcaacttcacataaaattaACAGCAACCGTTTCTATATAACTCAAAAAGGTTTACCTTGATTCTTCCTTATCAAAAGTTGGAACTTCTCATTGAAATTTGGGTATCTAAGATGAGTCCAAGAGGAATCCATTAACCCAAAATTCTCATCAACTTGAGCTTTATCATCTCTTAGGTAATAGCTACCTTGAAATGCCCACAAGCCCCAATCCAAGTCATTCCCAACTAGGTAGGTTTGAAGGCAAGTCAAGAAATTATTGTCTTCTTCATTAGAACCACTTTCATCAAATCCAAACTCACTAAAGATTAAAGGAGCTGCATCACTACCACTTCTTAGAAACCCTACTTGATTATCCAATGCTTCAAGACTATTAGCACAAATCTTGTTTAATGGTTGCATAGTCCAAGTTTCTTTCAAGTTGAGTATTCCAACCCCAGACCAAGAATACAAATGTGTCTCATACACCAATTTTTTGCCTATGTTTAACTTAAGAGGTTTTCTCTTTAGAAACTGAAACTCTGTATCATAATTCAAACCTGACACAACCACCAGTACCTGTGGATTTGCCTTGTGAATTGTTTTTGCTCCTTCACTCATGTAATGGTACCAATCTCCCTTATTTTGCCTTGGACCATGCAATTCATTCCTCNNNNNNNNNNNNNNNNNNNNNNNNNNNNNNNNNNNNNNNNNNNNNNNNNNNNNNNNNNNNNNNNNNNNNNNNNNNNNNNNNNNNNNNNNNNNNNNNNNNNNNNNNNNNNNNNNNNNNNNNNNNNCCCATTAAAAAAAACAGTATAATTAGGTATTCTTTAAATATTATCTTTTATTCAGCCTttagagaaaagagaaaataaaaagtaaataattttcttaattttttgaaCAACTAATACGTAAAAGtggatatttaaattaattaaatgatAATAAATCTTTAAATAGGCTTACTAAAGGCTACACATTAAAGGATAACTagcatttttgaaaaaaaaatgtcaatatcattcaaatcaattaaaaGAAACTAAAAATATTACTGTACATATTAGAGTGTGGGACACTGTTAACCTATGTATTTTATCGAAATTAGCTGACAATGTCTCTAGAATAATTTGATAAggttttaaaaatagttttagaTATTTACTTATTTCCATTGAtcctaaaaatagaaaaaaaaatatacaaaattttaAGTTATGTTTTGTCTTATCTTTGTCTTTAGTTACCTGATGAATTTTTTTCGAATTTCTCCTTGTCAACTAAAGTAGGTCGAAGTCAGCAAAGTGTCTCATACCCTATATGTACAAATAATACAACttgttaaaaagaaaaaaaatgataatgtCGCTccctcttaattatatatatattttttatatttttctaaaacTATCCACAATCTTTATGAATATGACAAAAAAGTATCAGAAAATAATGTTGATATAACAAATAAAAATCGATGATAGTTTTGGagaaagatataaaaaaaaatataattaagaaGTAACATTATTAATTTAGGAGTAACATTATCGTTTCCAAAATAGAaatgtttaattactctgttggtcctatagtttcgcaaaattttcaattaggttcctatacttttttttaattgagtccttgcaccaaatttcttttttaattgggtccttacactttttttttttccttttatttaggtccatgtatcaattctttttttttagttgggtccctataaaattaagccaattactactaaaaggtacttaattgaaaaaaaaattggtataggaacccaattaaaaagaaaaaagtataggaacctaattgaaaaatttcacgaaactaaagggaccaatagagtaattaaaccaaataGAAACAGAGAAAAAAAGTATATGAATTTCTTACATACAACAGAATTTCCAGCATAGTGTTTGCCTACTAAACTAAGGCCTTGCATCCATTCCAAAGGATCAAAATATTTATCATAAAAGAACCCAtttccatcatcatcattgcaaCACCATTTTGCCTTGCTAACATGATTATCAAGCAACACCATCACATTTTGATCTCCAAGTTCCTTAACCAATGAATCAAAGACTTGTATGTGAGTCATCTTCAACAAagaaggatttgattttgaaatcccTTTAACAACCTCTTTATGTATTCTTAAATCTCTCAATGTGTCTTCAACAACATTATTCTCATAACGTGTCCACATGTAAATTGCATAGGTGAGGCGAAcacaattgaatctttgattaaccaaTTGAGAAACAAGATCCTTTAATGGCTTCTTGTTAAGTCCTTCTGGTAACATTGGTTCAAGGTGCCCTGCCCAATTTCCACAAACTAGTTTGGACCGTTGCTTTGTGGATTCATCAATGATCCATCTATTTTGTGTTGAAAGAGGATAACCATTAGAACGTGATGGTGTTAGAATAGAGtaataaacaagaacaagaactaCATTTGAAATTTTACCCATCATTTTTTTTGTCTTCTTTTGGAAGAGAAACGTGACATATTGCTTATGGAGTGATTATATAGAAAGTTTCTATGAAGACATGAATGAATGTACTATCTTTTCTCACAATCTTTGTTCTTACTACATTTTAGGAACTATACACAAATAGATTGAGGTATGTTATTCAACAAAGATTATATAGCATGCGGCACTTTGTATCTTACTATTTTTAAGTAAATGACTCTGTTTTTTTGTGTGTGTaaacttaaaaagaaaaaaaaaagtaaaagaaaaatttgCACCAAGTTTCTATTGATTGATAAAGGTACATGCATGCattgataattataattataattatatatatacatttaaCCATGAATGGCGTAAGATATAAATATTCTTACAAGTGGCTAATACTATAACACAACTTGATCAGTTCAAGTGCCATCTTTGTGTACTTTGCAGCTATCACCCACAATAGCCCTATATTGACCATTGACCATTGACCATTGACCATTGACTTTGACTTTTTGATTAACTAGCTAATTTCACCaacattattattactattattagtgTTGGTTGCTCTTGTTTGTTGCAGACTCACAAGAGAGTAATAAGCACCAGTTGGGCCTTTACCCAACAAAGATGAATGAGTCCCTTTTTCCACAAGCTTCCCTTTATCCAAAACAGCAATCACATCACAATTCTGAATTGTGCTTAACCTATGAGCAACAACCACACTTGTTCTTCCAACCATAACCCTCTCCAATGCACCTTGCACTAGCTTCTCTGATTGGCTATCAAGTGCACTTGTTGCCTCATCCAATAGCAAAACTTCTGGATTTTTCAGAATTGCCCTTGCAATTGCAATTCTTTGCTTTTGACCCCCTGACAATTGAACCCCTCTATCACCACAATATGTGTCATACCCATCTTTCAAACTTGCAATAAATTCATGTGCATTTGCTACCCTTGCTGCTTCTATAATCTCACTTTCACTAACAACTTTCTCATCATTTTCACAGGCTCCATAAGCAATGTTCTCCTTTATTGTGCCACCAAATAGAGTTGGCTCTTGGCTCACTAGTGCAATGTGTTTCCTTAGTGACCTTAGGTTATATGATTTAATGTCTCTACCATCTATGCTCACTTGTCCTTTCATTGGCTCATAGAACCTCTCAATTAGACCTAATATTGTTGATTTGCCTGAACCACTTTGGCCCACTAGTGCTGTTGATTTGCCTGCATCAATTTGCATTGAGAAGCCTTCGAATATCATCACGTTGGGCCTAGCTGGGTATGCGAAATGGACATCTTTTAATTCCATCTGGCCCGTTAACTTTTCCGGCTTGTACCCTTCTGGGTCATCCGGCTCAATCTTAGTGTACCTGTGCTCGTTTCACAAAATAATTAACACAAAAAGTGTGACAAAAAACAAAAAGTGTAAGACAAAAAAAAGTGGAAATAATTAaacaagattttttttaattttttttacaaaattttaaaaatagaaattaaaaataaaaacaaccaGACCTTAATCTTGCAATTTGATGGTGCATTTAGtttgtattttctattttttgtttttattttattattttttataaaatttcaaaaataaaaaacactaaaCAAAATCAGACACACCTATTAtgcatataatattaaaatatttagttattttttttaaataaataatgacGTGAGATGTAAATTACTAATGTTAGGTAACCAATAATTTTGTTGAACAACATAAACAACCATCAATCAAATTAAAACACACTACACCTCTAAATtacccacctaaatcttaatattataaTAACCATCGCACACTTAGTGAAATGAACATCCAATATATcaattgttcacattatttagtattttcattgtctacctatactttttcatt harbors:
- the LOC110267854 gene encoding uncharacterized protein LOC110267854, whose amino-acid sequence is MSEGAKTIHKANPQVLVVVSGLNYDTEFQFLKRKPLKLNIGKKLVYETHLYSWSGVGILNLKETWTMQPLNKICANSLEALDNQVGFLRSGSDAAPLIFSEFGFDESGSNEEDNNFLTCLQTYLVGNDLDWGLWAFQGSYYLRDDKAQVDENFGLMDSSWTHLRYPNFNEKFQLLIRKNQDPTSKVSNNESILYYPLSGQCVKVNGRNELEVSSCETKDRWIHDGDGGNINLVKTNKCLTSNGEGFPVTLSNDCKSKNSSWIFVSPSKLHLATTNIQSDGEYLCLQKDSNSPTILTSKCICIEDDDDSTCLNNPQSQWFQLVPTNNNVQPSTQAMFSQPKMRDRNIKISSYASKLCKSQSLVRKFSQTVGLIVFFFTLLF
- the LOC107621467 gene encoding uncharacterized protein LOC107621467; the encoded protein is MMGKISNVVLVLVYYSILTPSRSNGYPLSTQNRWIIDESTKQRSKLVCGNWAGHLEPMLPEGLNKKPLKDLVSQLVNQRFNCVRLTYAIYMWTRYENNVVEDTLRDLRIHKEVVKGISKSNPSLLKMTHIQVFDSLVKELGDQNVMVLLDNHVSKAKWCCNDDDGNGFFYDKYFDPLEWMQGLSLVGKHYAGNSVVCKKFIYFFSLFLFGLITLLVPLVS